From the genome of Rhododendron vialii isolate Sample 1 chromosome 10a, ASM3025357v1:
GGAGCcgttttaattttttcctttcatatATTTATTTAAGATTAGCTATTGATGGATTATATTTATCACATACATTTTATATGGTTTGTAAAAGAGGTATATACGTAACAGTTAGAGAGATCATGGGAAAAATCACAATCACAGGTGTTGGTTGAACCCACTGACTTAGTCTCCTTGATACCAGGAGCATTAACGGGATAATTACTGCTTTTACTTATTGTTCGACACAAATATAACCAATTAGACTTGATTTTCTCCtaattttcctccaaaatatcagTAGTATATTTTTATCCCTAACTTACTAATGTTGAATAGAAGGGAAGGCCATCGAGCTCAAAAACCGTCAATGGAAGCTTTACACGAACAAGCCGAGCCATATCTGGGACTGGGAtgggaagcatttatggaaTCACTTAGTTTTCGAGCACCCTGCGTCGTTTCGGACACTGGCAATGGATCCTAAGAAGAAGCAGGAGattattgatgattttaattGCTTTCTGCAAAAGCAGAGAGTATTATGCAAAGGTTGTGAACTAGGGATACATTTTCCTTTACGTTTTGCCAAGCACACCTACTGGGAAGTTTCTAACATCAAGTGCACATTCACATCATTTATGCTCGGTTTACTGTTACGCCATCTCCGCCAACATAGCTACGAGCATTTAGACATTGTACATATGCTGCTGGATGAGCAAAGTTTTCGAACGGATCCACCGATCCATTGTGCCCAAATTCCATACATGATGAATGTATACTTACATCGTAAGCTGAATTTAAGCTATTGCAAGGTTTTGATTTCCCTGTATTTTCATCTTAACCTCTTATTGCAGTACTATAACGTGCATTGCCTCTTTTAGCTTCCCGAATCTTCGAAAAGAGGGCACAATGCCTAGATTATCCCGAGTGACCACCAAATTCTACGTCGATCCTAAAACTCGATGTACATGTTCATTGAAATGCTTCACAGTGTGCACTAAAACAAGGACCAAACTACCATGAAAAATCAGCTGAAAAACTATAAAGTATAAACTAAACTATATATGTTAGCAGATCAGTATGCAATGGGCCAAGACTGAATTTGCAGAGAGCAGACCAAAGGAGAATGTAGTAAATTTGAAATCCTCAAACACGATCGAGGACTCGAAAAGCAAAATTTTCAGTCGCCTGTGAGAAGagcagagagaaggagagatcaCTATGGTGTGTGAGACTGAGAAGAGATCGAGATTCTGGTATGATATGAACTACTACAAACAGTTCTTTTGGTCCGTTTTTATTACTAGTCAAAAAGTCTACAAACACAACTCCAGACATAAATGTATCCGTATCGGTTCTATTGTTCCAGACATAAATGTATCCGGATCGGTTCTATTGTTCCAGATGTGTTCAGAAGAACTTGTCAATAAAGTGTCAGTTTGTGAAAATTCTAAGAGCAGATTATGTCTAAAAAAAAGTGGAGTGTTTGCGACAGGTTCTTTGAcataaatttaaacaaaaaaggaagggaaaacaGGAAATATATGGCTGGCTGGCTTTGTTTAAGTATTCAGTAACAGCCCACGAAGATTCAAACGAACAAGATATGATTCAGAAGCTTTCAACAAAAGTTAGCAATTCCTAGTGAGTAGTGATTGACAAGAGTCTTCGATTTGCATATATGATCAAGGGGGAGCTGGAATTGCGTACCTCCACGTTAATGATGcagaaaaaaaatggttatCTGAAACCGAAGAAATTGGAATGGGCTTCTGTCGAGGAGAGACGATGCTTAAAGCTCAATTCGTAGCATCGAGATCCACCATTGCACCCTGCATCATCCCTCCTGCGACAGTAGTTCCTTTCATGTTTCTTTCTTATCTTCACCTGCACAACAATTCTTTGGCTCTTCCATACATATATATCACCTATATATATAGGATGGCGTGAAGAAAATTGAGCAGCAGATCCATTACCCCTTTCTGGTTAATTAAGGTGGTGCTGTTATCAGCTGCCGACATTGTTTTAGGCTTCTGGTCAAACTCCATCTGGTAATGTCCAAGCTGTCCCTCTCTCCACAAACCTAACTTTTTTGATGgataattgaaaaggaataTCGGGAGGTATTACTATGAAAATCTCCATCAGGAAAAGCTTATAAAATAGCGCGATATCATGGTCTTATTTTCTTCCATCCGAGGGAGGTGTTTTCATGGGCAGAGTTGATCTCActgagttggaaaaaaaaaaatacacgagTAGCTCTAATGCTAGTTTATTATTTTCTGAACCGTCTATTGCCAAgcatgaacggctcggatggcCAACACGCATGTTGTATCCTAAGGGACAACATGCTCTCCCAGTTAAAGTTTACTGGATTTAAGATCAGTTTTGGGAGTCAACATCCAAGCTAGAAtttcattggctatggcaattcAAAGACAGCTGGTGATAGCCGTCCAATCTATTACTCCGTACTAATTCTTATTTCTTTATTAAGGGCTGCTTCTCCTACGTCAGGCACTGACATcacaaagaagaaggaaatgACTACGAAATGAGCTATAGATTAATCCTCGTGTCTCTCCTTGtttatttaaaaagtaatttATTCTTAAGCCCAGAGTTTCAAGGATATCAACCAGTTAAAGTCATtgaggatttaaaaaaaaaaaaaaacccagttaAGGTTACTCTCATGCACCTTCGATTGTCAgattatttttagaaaagatGGGGCTGAGGATGGGGATAGAGGAGACAAATCAGCAGGATACTACATACAAATCTAATACGAATCACATCGCAAAATTCTTGTTACTGCCGTTACAGACAGGTTATCGCAAAATTCTTGTTACTACCGTTACAGACAGGTTTTGTTGTTCATAAGCTAAGGGCTGGTAAGGTTTTGCGTGTTGCATCAAACGGGGACAGGACTACTGTTGCAGTAGGGATGGTGCAGCGATCAATAGTGCATTGATTCGTATCTGTGTCCACAATTTTGTGAATCTTATCTACAGGGTTTGAATCTTTCTGGGTTGTAACTCAAACTGCAGTCCAGGATCTTGGTCCGCGGTTTGTCCGTAAAATTGCAGTTCCAGTATCTATTCCTTCTCGGTCTGCTATGGAAATAGATGGATTTGAGAAAGATTTTTAGCTAGCCATATCATTGTTCctattttgttgggttttttttttttctggcttGTCTATCCATAAGATATACTGTAcaaacagtaaagaaatcacGTCAGACCAAACAGTCGATTATGTAAGATCTTCTACCGCAAATCGACAAGTATACAACCAAGCCTGACAATCACAAACAACAGAGCACCACTCAAGAAAGAACCTCAAGCATGACAACCATGAAGTACAAATCAAGATAGAACACCATTGACGGGATAAATAATAGGTCCAACCTCACCTTTTGAATTTTACCCGGAGACAACTCAGGTCGGAACTCTTACCCGTAAAAAAGAAGGGGGTCTGAAGAAATCATTCAGTGAGCCAGCCCTGGACATGGGATGGAGCTCCAACTAGGATAGATCCAACAAGTCGATCCAGTTATGGCGTTGTACATCCCATCATAGATAACATCCAAGAAAGTCATCATAAATTTCCTTgacaaagaaaatcaaataaaggcAGTAGAAGAATATTATCATTGATTCACTGTAAATAAATGGCCAGCCCAAAAACAATTGTTCTGAGTGTACACTAGAGACAACATACATGTGACGGTATACCATCCACCTTTCAGATCATTTTAGTCATAGTTCATGGCCAAACGAAACTACCGACCAAGAATCAACAACCGGTAATCCTCCTATAGATTTCCAGCAGTCTTTAGTATCCTAAAATTCCCATGCTTCTCTCATGGAAAACGATTCACTTCCCAAGTAACTCCAACAGGAAAAGGTCCCAGTTTCTAACTCATTACTTCCCGCTGAGTCCCCAAAGTGCCCGCTGAGTCCCCAAAGTGCCTCGAGCCTACAAGTTGCATCATTAAACCTCTTAGCACTCATTTTTCTACATGTACTATTTATACCCTATGGGGCCATCTTTCCTATGTGATACGGGCCTCTTATCAAAACAAGATTTCCTATTTGCACTGCCTTTGTCGAAATTGACCACCTGATAAAAGAGATTTGATCAGATTTTCCAACCTTTTTGCACCATCACCAGGCCTGAGAACTGTGATATCACCCACAACAGAGCAAGGATCAGTCCCATTTTCCCCATTCCCCACACACCATCCACCGGGGACCACCATTCCTCGACCACGAGACAGAAGCTCAGAATCAATCTTGTCAAGCACCGGATCATCGTGGTGGAACTTTCTCGCAAATGGGGCGTTACTATTGACCATTCTTGACATGTCAGCAAGAGAGAGGTAGTGGGGGTGCTGCTTGGGAGGGTTGTCCCATGATATGAAATGGAGATCGTTGTTTACAGTGGTGTTCTGAAACTCTTGAGCATTACAGATGACGGTATGGAAATAGCCTTCTGGTGAGGAGATGAAATTTGCATAGTACATGAGGACTGTCCGGGGTAAGTTGTCCCATCCCCATATGCAAAAGTCAATGAAAGGTCGAGAAAGTGCCACCCAAGCAGAACCTACAAATAAAGGAGAAGTTTTCAGGAACCTAGAGTTGAATGGAAAGTGTAACAATCCAAAGATATCCCAAGgatgccgataaaaaaaaatagatatgtCCCAAGCAGATACTAAAAGAGTAAATACCATTATTCATGTTGACCATGCAATTAAAGTCCATTTGGTAAGTCATCGTGAAAAAACattgttaagaagaaaaatggctgcaaaaaaacaaaggacTCATCGCGCAAATTGATTTCTAGCCAGCTCTCTCACTTGAGGACTTAAATTATTGGTAATACAGAGTAGAGAGCAACACTaaagaaaatagtgattctATAGTTATCGGTGACACTCTAGATGGGGATACTATGTATACAAGCTTACCTTTGACTTTAATTGCAAAAAGTGGTGGCCATAAAATTCTATCCAATCTCATTTTTGACACCATGAACTTATACAAATATACATAGGAAGGGCACAAGTACTAGCAGTCCATCCACCACAGTGGCTTCCATTTCTGCATCTGGTCAACCATGTCTCTCAGATACATGCCCAACCCTCAGGCATGTCAAACACCTATATTTCCTCACAATGGGAACTTCCAAGTGTATCCAAACAAATTAAGGTGattgtgaaaaagaaaagaccatcgctgatcaaaaaaaagaagcaaaaaagacCATCTTCTCTCTAAAATTCACGCATGAGGGGTTGCTGTCACCAACAAAGCTATAGCATAATGGACGAAACAGTGGTGTGGTCTGTTTGTAGATGTTGCACAATTAGAACCCAAATAGTATAAGTAAACTGTGTAAACAATAAGCAATAAAAGGTAAACAGGTCTTTAAGGCATGATAAACAAGACATTTCTAGAAGTTTAAGGCAGGACCCAGTGTGGGGAGCAACATAGTCCTGTTCAATAGCCTTAACAGAGATAGAGAGGCCCAAGATAAGGAAAAATGGTAAACATAAGTACATAACACACGCATGCAACCATTTAAGGAAATGAACAACACTGTAACTCTgtaagagaaagaaaaacattgaCTAGAATGCTAATATGATCTTTCTGTAGCACTCAAAAAAGAACCTATGCTCTTGAGTCTTGACCACCATCTTATAATGCCATCACAAACAATCCTAGTCgttatttaccccaaaaaaaaatcctagtCGCTTAGGATTTTATGCAAAATAAGATATTTCTCTTGATTATTTCTAGTTTCCTCAGCACAGAACTAATGCAAATACTGGAAGGGCGTTGAACGGAACACCCCTCATTCTCCCCTGCTGGTCTGCCAATGATAGTGAACTCAAGTTTCCTGACAAATAGGGGATCATACTAGACTGCAtaatatgaaacaaaaaaatagtggTTTATAGGAAATCTTGAAAGTTCAGCGGGCAACTGACTCAACTccatagaaaagaaaattttgttcttcaCAATCATAGAAGGCAATCACAAACTAGGCTATATGCTTAGGAAGGTCTATGCAAGACAAAATATATCTTCAGCACAGAATATAGCAAGGAAGAAAGGGTGTTGAAAAGGAGACCTCTATTCTTCTCCCTCTGGTGCCAACGCTAGTTATCAAACTTCTACTTAATAGTTAATAGCATTGTACAAATAGAGATGAGTGCCGCAGAGACCACAGAGCAAGAGGGAGCAGCCCCTGTCCGCTAAACTCAACTTAAAACTTGAAGGTATAACATTGAAACATGTGATCACAAATAACAGCAAAATGTATATAGAGAATAGAGGTTATAAAACATCTTCAAAGCTTTGTTGTCAACTTCATCTACAACAGAAAAGCGACTCAGAAGACGAATTCAAAGTCCTATAAGATAGTGATCATCTCAGTTTTCAAAGATATTCATCACATCTGAAATTATGACATTGTGATAGCATTACAAGAGGCTTCAGTTTATTCAGAAACTAAAACACCATCTAATTGACAATTTTGAGTTTTCATAGAGAGCAGACAGTTTCAACAGCTACAGAAAGCACAATGTAATCATATTATGGTAGATGTTCAACTTCATGCAACACCATTGAACCAAATGACACAAGCGtgatataaaaaataagccattcgAGCAGACAATAATTGAGGCATCATCCATGACACATGGCAGAGACAAATCTTTTAAGTGATATAGATATCGAGAACTAGATTAGCACAAAAGCTACATATACCAGAAGGGACTGTATTATTTCCACTTGATGAGAAACTTCATCCAACTCAATCGAACCAGACACGCATGGGTGACAAATGACAAATGACAAAGGAGAATCCACATACAAGCAGCCTCAATAAAAACTATAAACAGGGATTCAATACAGAAAAAGTTGAAGTATAAATCACTAAATAAATGAGTAAAAGTTGTTATTTGAACCTGTAAATAGCTTGAAGGCTGTTGGGACACTCCTTCGCTGAGTAATCCAGAAAACATCAGATTTCTTCGACATATACAACCCTGGATCAACAATTACAGGTTTTGCTCGCTGAAACCTGAATAATTCAAAGCATACATTCACTCAAAGTCTACTCACCAGAATTAGCACAAAAGAAACCAAAGTTCAAAAAGTCCGAATTTCACATACGCTTTCCACCCGATATCACTTGTATGGTCAATGAAGTTAAGATCCCGCGGCAAGTACCAGAAAGCGTGAAGCAGATCTAATTCATCACAACCCACCAAGGCATTAACCCAATGATTCAATCAAACAAAACCAGACCCTAATTAGCccctttggattgtgagaaagggtgtgataagaaaggggagccttttctcaccaaatctcactagataaaatataattttttctacttttctcTCGATCTAGATGAGTGATTTGGCAAGAAACTCTAAtcattccttttattttcttatcaaaCCCGTCAATCCAAAAGGGCTGTAATTTCAACCTAAATTTAAGACAGGCTCACCATCTTGAGTAACAAGTGGATAATATCATCTAatctcacccaaaaaaaaaaaaaatcatttttgcactttctctccatttctcaccaaaattaTTCAATCCAAACTAGTGATTTGTCAAGAAACTCtaatcctttctttctttccttttctcatCAAATCCCTCAACCCAAAAGGGCTGTAATGCATCAAAACCCACTAACTCATTAACCAATGATTcattcaaacaaaaccctaatcctttcttttctcatcaaatccaaatgagtgatttgtgATGCATTACAGCCCAAATGAGTGGTTTGGCAAGAAACtctaatcctttcttttctttcctcatcAAATCCCTCAATCCAAAAGGGCTGTAATGCATCACAACCCACTAATTCATTAACCCAGCGAttcatccaaacaaagcctaaccCTAAAATTCCTAACTAAACTGAAGAACATACTCACCATCTTGAGTAACAAGAGGGTAATCCGCAGCACTCAGATTAATAAACCAATCCCACTCTCCACCTTCCCTCAACAGAATCGCGGCCGCGTGCAGCGTGTTCGCCACCATGGTCGGCCCCCGGTACGTCACCAGGTTCGCCTTCTTCATCACCATCACATTCCCAAACCTCCCCATCACAGAGTTCCCCCTAACGAAATCCAACAGATCAAGCCGCTCCTCGGGCGATGACTCAGCGTCCAGGTGGACAATGTACCTATTATTCGGGTGGTAGAGTGCCAGAAGGGTTCTTTTAAGCATGTCACCGTCCCCGGCCGAGCCGGAGACGAGGTAGGCGAAGcgggggaggagggggaggggggagatGGGGATCGGGCGGAGCTTTGATTCAACGAAGGTGGAGGCGGCAGAGGAGGAGGGGCGGAAGAGGGGGACGAGTGGGGTGCCGGCAGGGGAGGTTAGGGTTgtgaggaagaggaggaagagagagaaaatggagcCGAGGGCTAGTGGAAAGATCCACTTTTGTTTGACCGTTAGAGGGTTTCGGAGGTGGGAGTAGTAGCTCTTTAATCTCTTCATACCCTTGTGCCTCTGTATAGATATGCCTATGCTtgtatattttctctctctccctccctctccctctctctctctctctctccctctctatcgTTGAATTGTGTGTAAATTGGCAGATGGGTGGAGTGGGATTTGGAATTGAAGTGGGATTGGGGTAGAAGAGGTTGAAGAGTTGAAGGTTTGATCTGGGAATTGAGAAATGGAGTTTGGTACGAAAgagttgcagagagagagagagagagagggagagtagCAACTGGGGCACGTTTGTCAGTTTGGAATATTGGTTGAGTGTGTTTTGTTTAGGAAGACGATCATCTCTTCATTTCTTTAATAATTAATTCTGAGAAATCCACCGTCCACGGACAAAACCAATTTAAAACCGGAGCAAATATTTCTTGTCGACGGATCAGACAGCTCCTGATAAGCTTCGAACCTGAAAACCTTAGGGAAAAATAACTCCTAAAGTTTTAGATCTTGAATATTAGGTCAATTCCTATGTCTTATgtttaaaatagaaaatagaggAACGTTATCGATACAGATTAAAATAAGGAATTGCATCTTCTTCGATCTTTAATTCGGACTGAATGAAATAGTACAAATCTAAATCATTCATGATTGCAATGAATGGTGACTCTGGCAGGTAAAAATCTTTGAGTGAATCTGAGTCATTGAACAATGGACGATCGAGATTTGGATTACCCGGTTTAATCCAAAATTTGGGCCAGAGGATCCGAAACCTTCGAGTAAAGATCTAGCCGAAATGGTCCAGTGCATGAACCCAATATGATACATGTGGAATCAATTCATATTGAACGGTTCCGACCGCATCTGCATAGACATTTTGTGTACAAACTTTTCCCTTTGAATGATAATTAGACCAGTTCAACTTTCACATTTTCAGATTGATATAAAAAACGACTatagaatatatatttttatttttatattaaaaaagcCACGTATATGGATATGATCATAGAGTATATTTATCATGTAAAAAACGACTCACGCACTTCACGCACTTGATTATTAATATGTTCTTGATTGGGATGGTTAAACTTTTGGTCGACCATTTAAAAATAGCAATTTCAATTGATAAAGTGAACTCATGGGCTAAATGAGCCCCTGGTAGTTTACTGAATAAATTGATAAGTCGGGCATCTCCGGCCCTTTAAGCGAAATCTGTGGTTTCTTGGTCACAGCCAATTTAAGCTTAATGCTCcgttccaaaaatcttcttaaaaaataagcagcttatttcacatttttaaactcaaaaataatgtaaatgaaaaataatttttcaataatttttgcatcgtataaaagatctcaatgagatctttcaaacaaaatccatagtgcatatttttaaatttcaataagtccctcattttttaacttgaaattactttcttaaaaaataagggctttttttgagttctggaacggagcaCGAAATCCCTTAAGAACCTCCTCAAGGAATATAAGGTTTTCATGAGACTGATCTTGAGCCACCATCCAAGCACGTATACCTTCGTTTAAAACGTGTGAAAACTTGAAAGAATTCTCTTCCTTTTAGATGGTATTGTTGAAAAATTTCAACTAATAAGTTTAgtctaacttttattttttagattcttaCTAGTTTTGCGTTTATTATTCTGATAATTTATTCGTCTTGACATGAAGAATGAAATCAGGTACAATATCTAACCTTTTGAGTTTTGTATAGACGACTCTATGGCtgctttaaaaaacaaaaatattactaaAGCCTCGATGACACGCGTATGATTGAACTTGTTTAAGAGATAGAGTATGTTTCATGctactgatatatatatatatatatatatatatatatatatatatatatatatatatatatatataattaatgtATCTTGTGGAACATTGAGATTTCCAAGAACATGGAGGCACTTCATTAGAAGAATATACGAGATCTTGATTTTCCCATAATGTTAATTACATAAGgtatcaagttttttttttttccaaaacagtACGAGTATTATTAAAAATCAGAATATCCAGAACAATACTAAGGATGGCTATCATTCCACAACGGATTCAATCAAGGACGAAACCAAGATTTTACCATAgtagtggcgaaatgtatactaaaaaaatctagtagtgGCGAGACCATATAaattgggcataattttttttttacatataataattatattttttaaaatttttgttgtggCGATCGCCGTTTTTTCCACCGTTTTTTCTAAAATGGTACAAGTATTATTAAAAATCAGAATATCCAAAACAATACTAAGGACGGCTATCATTCCACAACGGATTCAAttaaggacggaaccaggattttaccctagcagtgacgaaatgtatactaaaaaaatctagtagtgacgagactatataagttgggcataaattttttttttatataataattgtattttctaaaattcttgtcgtggcgaaCGCCGCTACTATACCCCTGATTCCATCCTTAAATTCAATAACCAATCAGGAGGCCTAGCTTTCCAAGTACGAATACCAAAACCTCATAAACCCGAGTTGGCCAACACATGAGCTACCCCGTTTGCCAATCTACGAGTAAACATAAAATCACACTTTCTAAACTTTCCTACTTCACAACGGATATCTCCAATCACAACTTCAATCTTATTCTCCAAAATTTGAACAAGCTGTAGCGAATCTCCTTCCACAGTAACCGAATCCAAACCCAACAAAGACACAAAAAACAACGCATCCCTGCACGCCATGGCTTCTGCACATAAAACGGATGAAACTATACCCAAGTGCGTCGACCGAGCTGCCACAAAATGCCCATTCTCCCCTCGGATCACCATCCCGGCCTCAAGTTGGGTAGTAAGTAATTggcattcttcttcttccatttttttgttgattctgtAGTGTCTAAtagactaatatatatatatatatatatatatatatatatatatatatatatatatatatatatatataaaatccaAATGTAGTCTTCACTTTAATTACCCACTCATGATTTGTCAACATGGTAAGGTCGAACATGTGCCTGCAACATAGCAATGTTGGATTTCTCCTAGAGGCAAACCATAATTTAAGTGGGGGGCTATAGCGGTGGGTGCTGTGCTAGTCTTTCTCGAGGTTTGAATTGCGCAGTCGGGTCCAATAGTGGC
Proteins encoded in this window:
- the LOC131304002 gene encoding beta-glucuronosyltransferase GlcAT14A, giving the protein MKRLKSYYSHLRNPLTVKQKWIFPLALGSIFSLFLLFLTTLTSPAGTPLVPLFRPSSSAASTFVESKLRPIPISPLPLLPRFAYLVSGSAGDGDMLKRTLLALYHPNNRYIVHLDAESSPEERLDLLDFVRGNSVMGRFGNVMVMKKANLVTYRGPTMVANTLHAAAILLREGGEWDWFINLSAADYPLVTQDDLLHAFWYLPRDLNFIDHTSDIGWKAFQRAKPVIVDPGLYMSKKSDVFWITQRRSVPTAFKLFTGSAWVALSRPFIDFCIWGWDNLPRTVLMYYANFISSPEGYFHTVICNAQEFQNTTVNNDLHFISWDNPPKQHPHYLSLADMSRMVNSNAPFARKFHHDDPVLDKIDSELLSRGRGMVVPGGWCVGNGENGTDPCSVVGDITVLRPGDGAKRLENLIKSLLSGGQFRQRQCK